The Astatotilapia calliptera chromosome 17, fAstCal1.2, whole genome shotgun sequence genome has a segment encoding these proteins:
- the LOC113008790 gene encoding methylcrotonoyl-CoA carboxylase beta chain, mitochondrial isoform X3 has translation MSSVAGRRRALPSAFPVLDLPLLPIHKHIYEANLRNSNAWCKKYTEFSEKVMEGGGERAIARHTQRNRKLLVRDRLRLLLDDEDFLELSLFAGLGLPYGDIPSAGSMTGIGRINGLWCVFVASDATVKGGTSYPITVKKNLRAQEIAIKNRLPCVYLVDSGGAFLPLQSEIFPDKNHGGRTFYNEAIMSAMKIPQVAVVCGSCTAGGAYMPTMAEEAVMVHRIGTIFLGGPPLVKAATGEEVTPEDLGGARLHAEVSGCVDHFAWEEKEAFDYTRNIISTLNFLLPEEEEETKKRNAEEEPLHSLEELLGLAPKSYNYSLDVKMVVSRLVDGSRFLEFKARYGTSLVTGFAKIHGHLVGILANDGQLSYEATLKGSHFVQLCNQRDVPLLFLQNTAPTAALTLSTKQAEMNSNHLKAQGSMMSAVASASVPKITVVIGGCHGADSYAMCGRAFDPNFLFLWPNAKVSIAPPGHIGSLLPLDGEQEGEQKKQEEELNRMLVEESSAFFSSSRMWDDGVILPQNTRKVLRDVLDIIKQQRYQLSTETLQSIPLRM, from the exons ATGAGCTCTGTTGCAGGGAGGAGGAGAGCCCTGCCGAGTGCCTTCCCTGTGCTGGACCTGCCCCTTCTGCCCATccacaaacacatttatgaaGCAAACCTCAGAAATAGCAACGCCTGGTGTAAGAA GTACACAGAGTTTAGTGAGAAGGTGATGGAAGGGGGAGGGGAGAGGGCCATAGCCAGACACACTCAGAGAAACAGGAAGTTGCTGGTCAGAGACAGGCTTCGCCTCCTATTGGATGACGAGGACTTTCTGGAGCTGTCACTATTTGCTGGTTTGGGTCTTCCGTACGGGGACATACCTTCAGCCGGCAGTATGACTG GCATCGGCAGGATCAACGGtctgtggtgtgtgtttgttgccAGCGACGCTACGGTGAAAGGAGGCACATCGTATCCTATCACGGTAAAGAAGAATCTCCGAGCGCAGGAAATAGCAATCAAAAATCGTTTGCCTTGCGTGTACCTGGTCGACTCCGGTGGAGCGTTCCTGCCGCTGCAG TCAGAGATTTTTCCTGATAAGAATCACGGAGGAAGGACGTTTTACAATGAAGCCATCATGTCTGCCATGAAGATCCCCCAG GTAGCTGTTGTGTGCGGGTCATGCACGGCGGGTGGAGCTTACATGCCCACTATGGCGGAGGAAGCTGTAATGGTGCACAGAATAGGAACCATATTCCTGGGCGGACCGCCACTTGTGAAAGCTGCCACTGGAGAGGAGGTGACGCCAGAGGACCTGGGAGGGGCCAGGCTCCATGCTGA AGTGAGTGGCTGCGTGGATCACTTTGCCTGGGAGGAGAAGGAGGCTTTTGATTACACTAGAAACATTATATCAACCCTCAACTTCCTGCTgcctgaggaagaggaggagacaaAGAAGAGGAACGCAGAGGAGGAGCCACTGCACAGTCTGGAAGAGCTTTTAGGACTCGCCCCTAAGAGTTACAACTACAGCCTGGATGTTAAGATG GTAGTCAGTCGACTGGTAGATGGGAGCCGCTTTCTGGAATTTAAAGCTCGCTATGGAACCTCACTCGTCACTGGCTTTGCAAAGATACATGG TCACCTAGTTGGAATTTTAGCGAATGATGGACAGCTGTCATATGAGGCCACACTGAAAGGAAGCCATTTTGTCCAGTTGTGCAACCAGAGAGACGTCccactcctcttcctccagaACACGGCACCCACTGCAGCACTGACACTGTCCACAAAACAG GCAGAGATGAACAGTAACCATCTAAAAGCTCAGGGTTCAATGATGTCAGCAGTAGCATCCGCCTCTGTCCCCAAGATCACTGTGGTGATTGGTGGTTGCCATGGTGCAGACAGCTATGCTATG TGTGGCCGAGCATTTGATCCTAATTTCTTGTTCCTGTGGCCCAATGCTAAAGTTTCTATTGCCCCTCCGGGTCACATTGGCTCTCTGCTTCCCCTTGATGGTGAGCAAGAAGGAGAGCAGAAGAAGCAGGAAGAGGAACTAAACAGGATGTTGGTGGAAGAGAGTTCAGCTTTCTTCTCCTCCAGCAGGATGTGGGATGATGGAGTCATTCTGCCGCAGAACACCCGGAAG GTTCTTAGAGACGTTTTGGACATCATCAAACAGCAGCGGTATCAGCTGTCTACAGAGACTCTGCAATCGATACCTCTGCGTATGTAG
- the LOC113008790 gene encoding methylcrotonoyl-CoA carboxylase beta chain, mitochondrial isoform X1, translating to MTDMHRYTASRFVERYWQRSVCGMSSVAGRRRALPSAFPVLDLPLLPIHKHIYEANLRNSNAWCKKYTEFSEKVMEGGGERAIARHTQRNRKLLVRDRLRLLLDDEDFLELSLFAGLGLPYGDIPSAGSMTGIGRINGLWCVFVASDATVKGGTSYPITVKKNLRAQEIAIKNRLPCVYLVDSGGAFLPLQSEIFPDKNHGGRTFYNEAIMSAMKIPQVAVVCGSCTAGGAYMPTMAEEAVMVHRIGTIFLGGPPLVKAATGEEVTPEDLGGARLHAEVSGCVDHFAWEEKEAFDYTRNIISTLNFLLPEEEEETKKRNAEEEPLHSLEELLGLAPKSYNYSLDVKMVVSRLVDGSRFLEFKARYGTSLVTGFAKIHGHLVGILANDGQLSYEATLKGSHFVQLCNQRDVPLLFLQNTAPTAALTLSTKQAEMNSNHLKAQGSMMSAVASASVPKITVVIGGCHGADSYAMCGRAFDPNFLFLWPNAKVSIAPPGHIGSLLPLDGEQEGEQKKQEEELNRMLVEESSAFFSSSRMWDDGVILPQNTRKVLRDVLDIIKQQRYQLSTETLQSIPLRM from the exons ATGACAGATATGCACCGCTACACTGCAAG CAGGTTTGTTGAGCGGTACTGGCAGCGTTCAGTCTGCGGTATGAGCTCTGTTGCAGGGAGGAGGAGAGCCCTGCCGAGTGCCTTCCCTGTGCTGGACCTGCCCCTTCTGCCCATccacaaacacatttatgaaGCAAACCTCAGAAATAGCAACGCCTGGTGTAAGAA GTACACAGAGTTTAGTGAGAAGGTGATGGAAGGGGGAGGGGAGAGGGCCATAGCCAGACACACTCAGAGAAACAGGAAGTTGCTGGTCAGAGACAGGCTTCGCCTCCTATTGGATGACGAGGACTTTCTGGAGCTGTCACTATTTGCTGGTTTGGGTCTTCCGTACGGGGACATACCTTCAGCCGGCAGTATGACTG GCATCGGCAGGATCAACGGtctgtggtgtgtgtttgttgccAGCGACGCTACGGTGAAAGGAGGCACATCGTATCCTATCACGGTAAAGAAGAATCTCCGAGCGCAGGAAATAGCAATCAAAAATCGTTTGCCTTGCGTGTACCTGGTCGACTCCGGTGGAGCGTTCCTGCCGCTGCAG TCAGAGATTTTTCCTGATAAGAATCACGGAGGAAGGACGTTTTACAATGAAGCCATCATGTCTGCCATGAAGATCCCCCAG GTAGCTGTTGTGTGCGGGTCATGCACGGCGGGTGGAGCTTACATGCCCACTATGGCGGAGGAAGCTGTAATGGTGCACAGAATAGGAACCATATTCCTGGGCGGACCGCCACTTGTGAAAGCTGCCACTGGAGAGGAGGTGACGCCAGAGGACCTGGGAGGGGCCAGGCTCCATGCTGA AGTGAGTGGCTGCGTGGATCACTTTGCCTGGGAGGAGAAGGAGGCTTTTGATTACACTAGAAACATTATATCAACCCTCAACTTCCTGCTgcctgaggaagaggaggagacaaAGAAGAGGAACGCAGAGGAGGAGCCACTGCACAGTCTGGAAGAGCTTTTAGGACTCGCCCCTAAGAGTTACAACTACAGCCTGGATGTTAAGATG GTAGTCAGTCGACTGGTAGATGGGAGCCGCTTTCTGGAATTTAAAGCTCGCTATGGAACCTCACTCGTCACTGGCTTTGCAAAGATACATGG TCACCTAGTTGGAATTTTAGCGAATGATGGACAGCTGTCATATGAGGCCACACTGAAAGGAAGCCATTTTGTCCAGTTGTGCAACCAGAGAGACGTCccactcctcttcctccagaACACGGCACCCACTGCAGCACTGACACTGTCCACAAAACAG GCAGAGATGAACAGTAACCATCTAAAAGCTCAGGGTTCAATGATGTCAGCAGTAGCATCCGCCTCTGTCCCCAAGATCACTGTGGTGATTGGTGGTTGCCATGGTGCAGACAGCTATGCTATG TGTGGCCGAGCATTTGATCCTAATTTCTTGTTCCTGTGGCCCAATGCTAAAGTTTCTATTGCCCCTCCGGGTCACATTGGCTCTCTGCTTCCCCTTGATGGTGAGCAAGAAGGAGAGCAGAAGAAGCAGGAAGAGGAACTAAACAGGATGTTGGTGGAAGAGAGTTCAGCTTTCTTCTCCTCCAGCAGGATGTGGGATGATGGAGTCATTCTGCCGCAGAACACCCGGAAG GTTCTTAGAGACGTTTTGGACATCATCAAACAGCAGCGGTATCAGCTGTCTACAGAGACTCTGCAATCGATACCTCTGCGTATGTAG
- the LOC113008790 gene encoding methylcrotonoyl-CoA carboxylase beta chain, mitochondrial isoform X2: MTDMHRYTARFVERYWQRSVCGMSSVAGRRRALPSAFPVLDLPLLPIHKHIYEANLRNSNAWCKKYTEFSEKVMEGGGERAIARHTQRNRKLLVRDRLRLLLDDEDFLELSLFAGLGLPYGDIPSAGSMTGIGRINGLWCVFVASDATVKGGTSYPITVKKNLRAQEIAIKNRLPCVYLVDSGGAFLPLQSEIFPDKNHGGRTFYNEAIMSAMKIPQVAVVCGSCTAGGAYMPTMAEEAVMVHRIGTIFLGGPPLVKAATGEEVTPEDLGGARLHAEVSGCVDHFAWEEKEAFDYTRNIISTLNFLLPEEEEETKKRNAEEEPLHSLEELLGLAPKSYNYSLDVKMVVSRLVDGSRFLEFKARYGTSLVTGFAKIHGHLVGILANDGQLSYEATLKGSHFVQLCNQRDVPLLFLQNTAPTAALTLSTKQAEMNSNHLKAQGSMMSAVASASVPKITVVIGGCHGADSYAMCGRAFDPNFLFLWPNAKVSIAPPGHIGSLLPLDGEQEGEQKKQEEELNRMLVEESSAFFSSSRMWDDGVILPQNTRKVLRDVLDIIKQQRYQLSTETLQSIPLRM; this comes from the exons ATGACAGATATGCACCGCTACACTGCAAG GTTTGTTGAGCGGTACTGGCAGCGTTCAGTCTGCGGTATGAGCTCTGTTGCAGGGAGGAGGAGAGCCCTGCCGAGTGCCTTCCCTGTGCTGGACCTGCCCCTTCTGCCCATccacaaacacatttatgaaGCAAACCTCAGAAATAGCAACGCCTGGTGTAAGAA GTACACAGAGTTTAGTGAGAAGGTGATGGAAGGGGGAGGGGAGAGGGCCATAGCCAGACACACTCAGAGAAACAGGAAGTTGCTGGTCAGAGACAGGCTTCGCCTCCTATTGGATGACGAGGACTTTCTGGAGCTGTCACTATTTGCTGGTTTGGGTCTTCCGTACGGGGACATACCTTCAGCCGGCAGTATGACTG GCATCGGCAGGATCAACGGtctgtggtgtgtgtttgttgccAGCGACGCTACGGTGAAAGGAGGCACATCGTATCCTATCACGGTAAAGAAGAATCTCCGAGCGCAGGAAATAGCAATCAAAAATCGTTTGCCTTGCGTGTACCTGGTCGACTCCGGTGGAGCGTTCCTGCCGCTGCAG TCAGAGATTTTTCCTGATAAGAATCACGGAGGAAGGACGTTTTACAATGAAGCCATCATGTCTGCCATGAAGATCCCCCAG GTAGCTGTTGTGTGCGGGTCATGCACGGCGGGTGGAGCTTACATGCCCACTATGGCGGAGGAAGCTGTAATGGTGCACAGAATAGGAACCATATTCCTGGGCGGACCGCCACTTGTGAAAGCTGCCACTGGAGAGGAGGTGACGCCAGAGGACCTGGGAGGGGCCAGGCTCCATGCTGA AGTGAGTGGCTGCGTGGATCACTTTGCCTGGGAGGAGAAGGAGGCTTTTGATTACACTAGAAACATTATATCAACCCTCAACTTCCTGCTgcctgaggaagaggaggagacaaAGAAGAGGAACGCAGAGGAGGAGCCACTGCACAGTCTGGAAGAGCTTTTAGGACTCGCCCCTAAGAGTTACAACTACAGCCTGGATGTTAAGATG GTAGTCAGTCGACTGGTAGATGGGAGCCGCTTTCTGGAATTTAAAGCTCGCTATGGAACCTCACTCGTCACTGGCTTTGCAAAGATACATGG TCACCTAGTTGGAATTTTAGCGAATGATGGACAGCTGTCATATGAGGCCACACTGAAAGGAAGCCATTTTGTCCAGTTGTGCAACCAGAGAGACGTCccactcctcttcctccagaACACGGCACCCACTGCAGCACTGACACTGTCCACAAAACAG GCAGAGATGAACAGTAACCATCTAAAAGCTCAGGGTTCAATGATGTCAGCAGTAGCATCCGCCTCTGTCCCCAAGATCACTGTGGTGATTGGTGGTTGCCATGGTGCAGACAGCTATGCTATG TGTGGCCGAGCATTTGATCCTAATTTCTTGTTCCTGTGGCCCAATGCTAAAGTTTCTATTGCCCCTCCGGGTCACATTGGCTCTCTGCTTCCCCTTGATGGTGAGCAAGAAGGAGAGCAGAAGAAGCAGGAAGAGGAACTAAACAGGATGTTGGTGGAAGAGAGTTCAGCTTTCTTCTCCTCCAGCAGGATGTGGGATGATGGAGTCATTCTGCCGCAGAACACCCGGAAG GTTCTTAGAGACGTTTTGGACATCATCAAACAGCAGCGGTATCAGCTGTCTACAGAGACTCTGCAATCGATACCTCTGCGTATGTAG